The window TGCCGGATCGAAGCGCCCGCGCCGCTGCCCTCCCgaacgaaattaaaattgacacttcaTGTCACTATCCATACTCCCTGAATCCTCACTGCTTATGGAATGCAgtaccctgcagcatcagaaacAAAGAGACTTTGAATTCAATAGAGAAGTTTATGCTTGAATTTAACCACCAACAGTTCCAATTTTCGAAATCTCTATGGTTTAGGAGTAAGTATTGTGTTCTGCATCATCAAGGTTGAAGTCGAGACTTGAAGTTCAATCATGAAGACTTGTTGAATATCAAATGACCGTCAAGAGTTCCTAAATTCCTATAGTAAAGAGCGCTGAACCTTGCATCATCAGCATTGAAGAATTAGGACTTGGAGTTCAAACATGAACTTGTTGTTtgatacattaaaatatatcaattcATCATCAACAGTTCCTGAATTTTTATGTCGGAATTTTTTTACCGCGAACTTGctcaaatgtaaaaaaaaaaacaattttgtaaATCGGTACCGAAGTCTACAGAAATCAGTTTACATCGTAgatacacataatataatatccttCTGTTTGGAAGacagtttaaaaatatattcaaaattcaaatgagCCGTAAACAAAGCCTGCGATTTATTTCATACAATGTTTTATATTAACCAAACTACGCAGTAATTACCTATTATAGTATCAGTTATTTGATAACGGTTTGAATAGGTACATCGTCATAatgatataagtacttatatacctacctattataatattaagtagataggtacataagtacataataatttaaggtacaaagtaggtataattattttataaagccCGTAGACAGATAAAGCCGGAGAGGAGAGCAGGCAACAGTCACAAGTAGGTATCAACTCAGCTCATTAGTTGCGCGTGCGCCGCGATAGAGGCGACTGGTTTATCAGTGGCCGAAGCCAGTTCCGATAATGTGAAATAATAACAAAcctcacaaaaaaataatatctgGCTTGCCTGCTTGTCTACTTGATCAATAATGGAGTGCTATACATCGGATAGTTGCGATAGTGACAGCAGGGAGCAGAAAACACTCGATCTATCAAATCGATCTTTGGATTTCGAGACAATATCGTCTGTAATGGAGAGCATTATCGAAGAAAAGGGATGTGTGGCAAAATACGAGATCATTTTGCTCTACAGTAATCAAATAGAGACACTGCCGAGCTCTGTCAACAGGTTTATCAACCTAAAGATACTAGACATAAGCAACAACAGACTGACCTCGCTTCCCGATGTGCTCAAAAATTGCCCACTTACATCATTGATTGCTAAACACAATCAATTGACCAACGAGTCCTTACCAAAGTGCTTCTATACATCAAAAAACACCCTACGAGAGCTCAACTTAAGTGGCAACAAGTTAAACTTTTTCCCAGAACAAGTATTACAATTAACGTCGTTGAGATACCTTTATTTGGGCGGTAACAGTATAGTCAATATACCAAAGGATATTTGGAAgttgaataggtaggtaatgaATCTTATTGGAAACGTAAGTAACTTTAAAATGGTAGGACATACAAAAAAATGTAGACTACTTAACATAAGAACTTAGAAATTAACGCCTGTTTTATCTCCGGGGCAAAGGTCGAAGAATGACTCTCTATATACTCTAATAAAGTCGATGagtgttttttttctctcgaaataggtacctacctaccagaaGGTGAGTAGGATATTTTCCTTCCACctaagattttataaaaaaaaaacgagctGAATAGGTAGTTACGTGCGAGGCAGACTCGGGCACTGAAGGTTCCGCACCTTGAAACAAAACTTTACAAAAACGTGAACCGAGCTCAAAAATAGCCTAAACAAACACTACTACTTTTCGAATATGATTCATATTATGAAGAAGAACTATGAAGAAAAACATCTAGAGTTACGACTGTTCTGAACAATTGTACAAGAtataggtaggtcttttttaaatttgcatggcggccattttgaattttttttatcatttgatTTTGTAAcggcaatataaatacacactgaaaatttcaactctacctattatggttcatgagatacagcccgttgacaaacatacggacagcggaagcttagtaatagggttccattggcacccttcgggtacgaaaccctaaaaaccacaAATTCTACAGCAACATGACAACCAAAGAATGTATGAAATTGGGTGCACCTAGTTGTAGCGATCTAAACCGCCTAGGTaccctaagtaggtaggtaagtacctatctatatgtattgtatatcatcatcatcatgatcaaccgattgccggcccactagtaactgagcacgggtctcttctcagtgtgagaatggtttaggccatagtctgccacgctggcccaatgcgggttggcagacttcacacaactttgtgTAGAtacatggaaaactctcaggcatgcaggcttcctcacgatgttttccttcaccgttgaagcaagtgatatttttaattgcttaaaaacgcacataactgaaaaattagaggtgcgtgcccgagatcgaaccccccatttccgattaggagccggacgttctaaccgcTAGGCTAACACAGCTTTTTATAGTTCCGtccctcaaagggaaaaacggaactcttaaagtatcactttgttgtttctctgtctgtctgtccgtccgtcgtgtcaagaaaacctatagggtacttcccgttgacctagaatcatgaaatttggcaggtaggtaggtcttatagcacaagtaaaggaataaatctgaaaaccgcaaagtggctacatcattaaaaaaaaattaaaatgcgtttaaattttcaaagtaagataacagctataccaattggggtatcatatgaaagggctttacctatacattctaaaacagatttttatttatacttatgcataatagtttttgatttatcgtgcaaaatgtcgaaaaaataccggagtatggaaccctcggtgcgcgagtccgactcgcacttggccggtttttttatattgaatataaGTAGACCGTACTATTAGAGCTGAATCATGTAAATTGCAGCTGTGATTACAATattgcttgtcacacttaacgGGTCACAAAATGTgtttaatttatactttatGGATAAGATGATAATACTACTATCGTACCATGTAAACATCCAttagtgataactgataatgaTGTGTGCCTAATGACAACCTAAAAAAACTAGTTTCGAGCGCAAAATTCTGGAAAAAGAATAtaatgaataatttttttaaccgacttcaaaaaaaggagacggttctcaattcggttcaaaacggttgaggagttgggtcctcgagttCCACGATAAAGTCTTTACATGGTAGGTAcctccaatatcaatttatagctgacagtttctaaatccttTTGGGGGtcgtcccctgcagcatcaggatagAGGAgatggaatccaaatttttttatgggaCAAAGTCGTACAGTttctctattgattaaaaaaaatgaaaatcggttcagaaatcttagagatttcggtgtacatgcTAGAAAACTCCAACACAACTCCTCCTCTTTTGAAAGTTCCGTCAAAATAAGTTCAGCCGTTTCCAAGATTAGCCCATTCCAACAGACACAAAATGTGTgaaaaaaacgtgtgatttacCTAGTTATGGTTTAAACATAACATGATacgtagttatttcgaaattacagacagacactttaattttatttattagtacttatataatataaacaaatatgtgtacttaagtacctatgttACCTATTAGTTTATACTTCGATGAAACATTTGTTATTAcgtatttaggtaggtaactcTTACACTACGCCTCTATCTTACTtcgaagaaaaaataaaatgtattgtcATTGTGATATCTCACTTATCACGCAAAGTTTATCGCGACATTTGCACTTTCTGATAAAGTTATTGCTTATACATACTCAAGTctcaaagtatttatatttacttacctattcaCGCGTACTGCAGTACCAGACCGCTCGTCGTACTCGACGACGACCGGTCTACGACACGGATGCGAAGACATATCACACGACATACCCGAATACAATAATTGATGAATTCCTCAGAGACGTAAAAATGATGGCGTGGAAGCAACCGGATGAGTTTTtcatggactaagagccagcgcgtgccaaatTTTCGTTAAttgataaaagctgaaagtttctctgcgtattgtccccaacacaggaagaaacgatcagcgactatgaagtttggatatcagttttattgtaactttttatgattcaaaaagagcaactgccgagtttctcgccggctcttctcagtagaatttatAATTCGGAAGCGGTGCACGGCGGGTGGTAGAGACTAGAATCACAGAGTATTTACCTAGCATAGTATTATTATGAGACAACAGTTGTcttaggtataaataaaattttgatatacTTAGTGCATGAAgaaagtatatacctacctactcgccATGTTTGATCCGTGTAGGTAGAGTCAGCgaaacatattatgttttattgtcGTCTCTTGGTTCTCCAGGACTTTccctattaatttattaacctGTTTCTTTTTGTTGTTTACAGTTTACAAATATTATCATTAGGAGGCAACCAAATAACGGAGGTACCTGACTCGGTGGGAGGTCTGGTGTCCCTCCAGGCCTTAGTTCTAAGCAATAACCAAATAGAGCAGCTACCGAACAGCATCGCGAACCTTAAGCAACTCAGGACGCTGCTGATCCACCAAAACAGACTGAAGACCTTACCGACTCAAATCATAAAACTGAAATGCCTGAATGAGGTAAGTTTCTATTTCTGTCGTCCAACAACGGGTTTATAAGTTTTGCTCACTTTGGATACATCCTTAAACTCGGCTCCTTGAAAGTtgaagtaagtaatatttaagaATCGTTGTTATCGTTatcgttaaaaaataattagaaaTAGGAAatagcatcttctaggcaagcgcgctccaacctagacctcatcattgcttctTATTAGAAGCACGATTGTTGTCCAGCGCAAGCCTATGTCACAATGAAAAAGTTCGCATTGGAGAAACACAAAGACAAAATTATGAAGTGGTTTACAATTAGATATC of the Maniola jurtina chromosome 16, ilManJurt1.1, whole genome shotgun sequence genome contains:
- the LOC123872913 gene encoding leucine-rich repeat-containing protein 58; translated protein: MECYTSDSCDSDSREQKTLDLSNRSLDFETISSVMESIIEEKGCVAKYEIILLYSNQIETLPSSVNRFINLKILDISNNRLTSLPDVLKNCPLTSLIAKHNQLTNESLPKCFYTSKNTLRELNLSGNKLNFFPEQVLQLTSLRYLYLGGNSIVNIPKDIWKLNSLQILSLGGNQITEVPDSVGGLVSLQALVLSNNQIEQLPNSIANLKQLRTLLIHQNRLKTLPTQIIKLKCLNELSLRDNPLVVRFVRDMTLQPPSLLELAGRTIKLHEIPIKHGEVPATLIKYLTTAQCCVNPKCKGVFFDNRVEHIKFVDFCGRYQIPLLQYLCSSKCITGRWESREVDTHAPSHMMRKVLLG